A single genomic interval of Selenobaculum gibii harbors:
- a CDS encoding cell division protein SepF produces the protein MSSNNLIDKIANVLMPEDDAPIEKEDIPEMTKTERPALKVYMNEAPALKVLVFEPSSFNQGNIIADHLKAKEAVFVNYEFIDVSEQQRLCDFVNGVCYILEGSIQRVSEYSVLYTPKNVDIDKELCSYSIPTYAQG, from the coding sequence ATGTCTTCTAACAACCTGATTGATAAAATTGCAAATGTACTAATGCCTGAAGATGATGCGCCAATTGAAAAAGAAGATATACCTGAAATGACTAAGACTGAACGGCCGGCACTGAAGGTATATATGAATGAAGCACCAGCTTTAAAGGTGCTTGTGTTTGAACCGTCTAGTTTTAATCAAGGGAATATAATTGCTGACCATTTAAAAGCTAAGGAAGCTGTTTTTGTGAACTATGAATTTATAGATGTTTCTGAACAGCAGCGATTGTGTGATTTTGTAAATGGGGTGTGCTATATTTTAGAGGGATCTATACAGAGAGTTTCGGAATATAGCGTATTGTATACTCCTAAAAATGTTGATATTGATAAAGAATTATGCAGCTATAGTATTCCTACATATGCACAAGGGTAA
- a CDS encoding MBL fold metallo-hydrolase RNA specificity domain-containing protein — MKLQFLGAAQVVTGSSFLLEVANRKILIDCGMFQGAKAVRALNYRDFLYDPGSIDCVLLTHAHIDHCGLIPKLCKQGFKGAIYATKATVDLCKIMLPDSAHIQESDAEIANRKGQRVGKKTVEPLYTVDEAFEALSQFAPVSYDVDLQITSEVRVVFRDAGHIIGSAILEIYVREEGHTTKLLFSGDLGQPNQPIIKDPTLIHGADYVIVESTYGNRMHQYYNREEKLAEIINDTIDRDGNVIIPSFAVGRTQTLLYYLYKLWKEDKIPNVPVVLDSPLAIAATQIFAKNTQEFDEDSTKMLIAGGSLPEMPHLVIAKTAEESKALNETKGAKIIISASGMADAGRILHHLKHNLWKPETSVLFVGYQAEGSMGRRLIEGVKRVKIIGEEVSVKAKIYNLDGFSAHADRGQIVDWLASIDGPKPHNVFLVHGEPDATEALSQYIGEKLGNSTYIPKYGDTAIIHYDKWQVKETDVVIEPAVKELEEFLSLAQADYRQIRRRLFTIVSREPNKLREVVVRLGKVLKYLKKVMNDL; from the coding sequence ATGAAACTACAATTTTTAGGTGCCGCGCAAGTGGTTACAGGTTCATCTTTTTTGTTAGAAGTTGCAAATCGAAAAATATTGATTGATTGTGGGATGTTTCAAGGAGCTAAGGCAGTTAGAGCTTTGAATTATCGAGATTTTCTTTATGACCCTGGTAGTATTGATTGTGTATTGTTAACGCATGCGCATATTGATCATTGTGGGTTAATACCGAAGCTTTGCAAACAAGGATTTAAAGGGGCAATTTATGCAACGAAAGCAACTGTGGATTTATGCAAAATCATGTTGCCTGATAGTGCGCATATTCAAGAGTCAGATGCTGAAATTGCAAATAGAAAAGGACAGCGTGTTGGTAAAAAAACAGTGGAACCATTATATACTGTGGATGAGGCGTTTGAAGCATTGTCGCAGTTTGCACCTGTTTCATATGATGTTGATTTACAAATAACCTCTGAAGTTAGAGTTGTTTTTAGAGATGCTGGTCATATTATTGGGTCAGCAATTTTAGAAATATATGTACGAGAAGAAGGGCATACGACGAAACTTTTATTTTCTGGTGATTTGGGGCAACCAAACCAGCCGATTATAAAAGATCCGACATTAATTCATGGTGCTGATTATGTAATTGTTGAATCTACATACGGTAATCGCATGCATCAGTATTATAATAGAGAGGAAAAATTAGCAGAGATTATAAATGATACAATCGATAGGGATGGAAATGTAATTATTCCTTCTTTTGCAGTAGGGCGGACGCAGACGTTGTTGTATTATTTATATAAGCTATGGAAGGAAGATAAGATTCCTAATGTTCCAGTAGTTTTAGATAGTCCGTTGGCAATTGCTGCTACACAGATTTTTGCGAAGAATACACAAGAGTTTGATGAGGATTCTACTAAAATGTTAATTGCGGGTGGAAGCCTGCCGGAAATGCCTCATTTAGTTATTGCGAAGACAGCGGAAGAATCAAAAGCACTAAATGAAACAAAAGGCGCGAAAATTATCATTTCTGCTAGTGGAATGGCGGATGCGGGAAGAATCCTGCATCATTTAAAACATAATTTATGGAAACCTGAAACTAGTGTATTATTTGTAGGATATCAAGCTGAGGGGAGTATGGGACGTCGCTTGATAGAAGGGGTTAAACGAGTAAAGATTATTGGGGAAGAAGTTAGTGTAAAAGCAAAAATTTATAATCTTGATGGATTTTCTGCTCATGCGGACCGTGGCCAGATCGTAGATTGGCTTGCGAGTATTGATGGACCTAAACCTCATAATGTGTTTTTAGTTCATGGGGAGCCAGATGCAACTGAGGCTTTGAGTCAGTATATTGGAGAAAAATTAGGGAATAGCACATATATTCCGAAGTATGGCGATACAGCAATTATTCATTATGATAAATGGCAGGTTAAAGAGACTGATGTTGTAATTGAACCAGCAGTAAAAGAATTAGAAGAATTCTTAAGTTTGGCACAAGCTGATTATCGTCAAATAAGAAGAAGATTATTTACTATTGTTTCACGTGAACCGAATAAATTACGCGAAGTCGTTGTTCGGTTAGGAAAGGTACTTAAATATTTGAAAAAAGTCATGAACGATTTATAA
- the typA gene encoding translational GTPase TypA, with amino-acid sequence MEKQDIRNIAIIAHVDHGKTTLVDAMLKQNGTFRANEQIAERVMDSNDLERERGITILSKNTAVMYNDVKINIVDTPGHADFGGEVERVLNMVDGVLLLVDAFEGPMPQTKYVLRKALEQKLKPIVVINKIDRPDQRVDDVYDEVLELFMELGADDDQLDFPVVYAAARAGIAKMAMEDESENLNPLMDLLLKEIPAPTGDAEGPLQIMVTTLDNDEYVGRVAIGRIIRGSAKYNQSVVIINGDVETRSRIGKLYTYQGLKRVEVQEAGLGDIVALTGLGDVSIGQTIADAEQPEALPSINIDEPTLAMTFGVNTSPFAGKEGEFVTSRHLRDRLFKEIETNVSLRVEETDNADTFKVSGRGELHLSILIETMRREGFELQVGKPEVIYKEINGQLCEPMEYLTIDVPQEFMGTVMEALGTRKAELANMTELSGYLRMEFVIPARGLIGFRSEFLTNTKGNGIMHHLFHGYVPYKGDIPGRTRGALVAFEQGETTGYGIYSVQDRGTMFVSPNQPVYEGMIIGENSREMDMDINPCKKKHVSNMRTSSSDEAIRLVPPRILSLEQALEYINKDELVEVTPKSIRLRKAVLDRLQRGRERKNSQK; translated from the coding sequence ATGGAAAAACAAGATATAAGAAATATAGCAATTATTGCACACGTTGACCACGGTAAAACTACATTAGTAGATGCGATGTTAAAACAAAATGGAACGTTTCGTGCGAATGAGCAAATTGCAGAACGCGTAATGGACTCGAATGATCTTGAGCGTGAACGTGGAATTACTATTCTTTCAAAAAATACGGCTGTCATGTATAACGATGTAAAAATTAATATCGTGGATACACCAGGGCATGCTGATTTTGGTGGAGAAGTAGAACGTGTACTAAATATGGTCGATGGGGTATTGTTATTGGTTGATGCTTTTGAAGGACCTATGCCGCAAACAAAATATGTATTGCGTAAAGCTTTAGAGCAAAAATTAAAACCTATCGTTGTCATTAACAAAATTGACCGTCCTGACCAACGTGTGGATGATGTTTATGACGAAGTACTCGAATTGTTTATGGAACTTGGCGCAGATGATGATCAATTGGATTTCCCAGTTGTTTATGCAGCCGCTCGTGCCGGTATTGCTAAAATGGCGATGGAAGACGAAAGTGAAAACTTAAATCCATTAATGGATTTATTATTAAAAGAAATTCCTGCACCAACAGGTGATGCAGAAGGCCCTCTTCAAATTATGGTAACTACGTTAGATAATGATGAATACGTTGGACGTGTGGCGATTGGTCGTATTATTCGTGGTAGTGCGAAGTATAACCAAAGTGTTGTAATCATTAATGGTGATGTTGAAACAAGATCACGTATTGGTAAACTATATACTTATCAAGGGTTAAAACGTGTTGAAGTGCAAGAAGCGGGTTTGGGTGATATTGTTGCATTAACTGGTCTTGGCGATGTTAGCATTGGACAAACAATTGCTGATGCTGAACAGCCAGAGGCTTTACCAAGCATTAATATTGATGAGCCTACTTTAGCAATGACTTTTGGAGTTAATACGAGTCCGTTTGCAGGTAAAGAAGGGGAATTTGTTACTTCTCGTCATTTGCGCGATCGTTTATTTAAAGAAATTGAAACAAATGTAAGCTTACGAGTGGAAGAAACAGATAATGCTGATACATTTAAAGTTTCTGGACGTGGTGAACTTCATTTATCTATATTAATTGAAACAATGCGTCGTGAAGGCTTTGAATTACAAGTTGGTAAACCAGAAGTAATTTACAAAGAAATTAACGGTCAGCTTTGTGAGCCAATGGAATACCTAACAATTGATGTTCCGCAAGAATTTATGGGAACTGTTATGGAAGCATTGGGAACACGCAAAGCCGAACTTGCGAATATGACTGAGTTATCTGGATATCTTCGTATGGAATTTGTCATTCCAGCACGCGGGTTAATTGGTTTTCGTTCTGAATTTTTAACGAATACAAAAGGAAATGGCATTATGCATCATTTATTCCATGGGTATGTTCCTTACAAAGGTGATATTCCAGGTCGTACACGTGGCGCTTTGGTTGCCTTTGAGCAAGGTGAAACAACTGGATATGGTATTTATAGCGTACAAGATCGTGGTACGATGTTTGTATCGCCAAATCAACCAGTATATGAAGGTATGATTATTGGGGAAAATTCTCGTGAAATGGATATGGATATTAATCCATGTAAGAAAAAGCATGTTTCTAATATGAGAACAAGCTCTTCTGATGAAGCAATTCGACTTGTTCCTCCGCGTATTTTAAGTTTGGAACAAGCGTTGGAATATATTAATAAAGATGAATTGGTTGAAGTTACACCAAAAAGCATCCGTTTACGTAAAGCTGTCCTTGATCGCTTGCAACGTGGTCGTGAGCGTAAAAATTCGCAAAAATAA
- the pepD gene encoding beta-Ala-His dipeptidase: MSYVDTLNDKDRKILNGVLKQFEKLAAIPRKSGHEKAVSDYLYHWAQQQELKVIQDDTNNIIIDKPATPGYEDLPRVILQGHMDMVCVAEPGKDYNPLQDAIELINDGNVLKAKGTSLGADDGIGVAAALYILASDTIQHGELRVIITTDEEAGMSGASNLESTYLDGAYLINCDSEDWDKVTMSSAGSVNIDVTGDIQWKKAIYQNALKFTLTGMLGGHSGVMIHDNRANAIKIMGYFLYQLKKAEVAFEIADLSGGTARNAIPSTCETILVLDEEYFGRAREVIVNVKQYVLEHFSKEIGFEIQVEKVDMPTKVIEEKIADKIINFICMAQDGVHTMSSAVDGLVESSSNMGLVEINNDQIKFNIFPRTSVDKYFNYFQEVFGKIASLCDFHMNFSGKSPGWPVNENSKLIPLTVKIFEEQNKIPMKKESIHAGLEAGWFSAKNPDLDIISIGPNVKDIHSPQEHLELCTLVPHVKLIIEILKRVKEL, encoded by the coding sequence ATGAGTTATGTTGATACATTAAACGATAAAGATAGAAAAATTTTAAATGGGGTGCTTAAACAATTTGAAAAATTAGCTGCTATTCCTCGTAAATCTGGTCATGAAAAAGCTGTAAGTGATTATTTATATCATTGGGCACAGCAGCAGGAATTAAAAGTTATTCAAGATGATACAAATAACATTATTATTGATAAACCAGCAACTCCCGGATATGAAGATTTGCCACGGGTAATTTTGCAAGGGCATATGGATATGGTATGTGTGGCTGAACCTGGTAAGGACTATAATCCATTGCAGGATGCAATAGAGTTAATCAATGACGGCAATGTACTTAAAGCCAAAGGAACTTCATTGGGGGCAGATGATGGAATCGGCGTTGCTGCAGCACTTTATATTCTAGCAAGTGACACAATTCAACATGGAGAGCTTAGAGTTATTATTACAACGGATGAAGAAGCCGGAATGAGTGGAGCATCAAATTTAGAGTCTACATATTTAGATGGTGCATATTTAATTAACTGCGACTCAGAAGATTGGGATAAAGTGACGATGAGTTCGGCAGGCAGTGTTAATATTGATGTTACAGGTGATATTCAATGGAAAAAGGCAATATATCAGAATGCGCTAAAATTTACCTTGACTGGAATGCTTGGCGGACATTCAGGTGTAATGATTCATGATAATCGTGCTAACGCGATTAAAATTATGGGATACTTTCTATATCAGTTAAAAAAGGCAGAGGTGGCATTTGAGATTGCAGATTTAAGCGGAGGCACAGCAAGAAATGCTATCCCATCTACTTGTGAAACTATTTTAGTTTTGGATGAAGAATATTTTGGACGTGCTAGAGAAGTGATTGTTAACGTTAAACAATATGTATTAGAACATTTCTCAAAAGAGATAGGTTTTGAAATTCAAGTAGAAAAAGTCGATATGCCAACGAAAGTAATTGAGGAAAAAATAGCGGATAAAATAATAAATTTTATTTGTATGGCGCAAGATGGTGTACATACAATGTCTTCAGCAGTAGATGGATTAGTTGAAAGCTCATCCAATATGGGATTGGTTGAAATAAATAATGATCAGATTAAATTTAATATTTTCCCACGTACTTCGGTGGATAAATATTTTAATTACTTTCAAGAGGTTTTTGGGAAAATAGCAAGTTTATGTGACTTTCATATGAATTTTTCGGGAAAATCGCCAGGATGGCCAGTAAATGAAAATTCTAAGCTTATTCCTTTAACAGTAAAAATATTTGAAGAACAAAATAAAATTCCTATGAAAAAAGAATCGATTCATGCAGGTTTAGAAGCAGGTTGGTTTAGTGCTAAAAATCCTGATCTGGATATTATTTCAATCGGACCAAATGTAAAAGATATTCACTCACCGCAAGAGCATTTAGAATTGTGTACTTTAGTGCCACATGTAAAATTAATCATAGAGATTTTAAAGCGAGTAAAAGAATTATAA
- a CDS encoding RluA family pseudouridine synthase, which produces MHTKKSFSTYVINLDSANLTVEEYLKNILHYSSRKRQLLTRNKGIYLNRKTTFMKRQLKENDILRVMDFPDISYGVTPQNQKIDILYEDEHVIVLNKPPKLLTHPTGQTTNNTLANYLAYYFQSKQILSTIRPMHRLDRDTSGCIVFAKSAHSQTLLTKQLEHQILKRFYLAITEGCPQEKKATINRPIAIHPSFPNQRITSSTGETAITHYEVIENLAETHSLLSLSLETGRTHQIRVHLASVGLPILGDSMYGKKSNLISHQSLHAAKVQFNHIESNRKILVQAPMPKDMNELLIQLRK; this is translated from the coding sequence ATGCATACAAAAAAATCTTTTTCAACTTATGTAATAAATTTAGACTCTGCGAATCTTACAGTAGAAGAATACTTAAAAAATATTCTTCATTATTCTTCACGTAAACGCCAATTACTTACTCGAAATAAGGGAATTTATTTAAATCGAAAAACAACCTTTATGAAGCGTCAACTAAAAGAAAATGACATATTACGAGTCATGGACTTTCCAGATATAAGTTATGGCGTAACACCACAAAATCAAAAAATTGATATTCTGTATGAAGATGAACATGTAATCGTACTTAATAAACCACCAAAACTATTAACACATCCAACAGGACAAACAACTAATAATACTTTAGCGAATTATTTAGCGTACTATTTTCAATCCAAACAAATTTTATCAACTATCCGACCTATGCATCGCCTTGATCGCGATACCTCAGGATGTATTGTATTCGCCAAAAGCGCACATAGCCAAACTCTGCTAACAAAGCAACTTGAACACCAGATTTTAAAACGTTTCTATCTTGCAATAACCGAAGGATGCCCGCAAGAAAAAAAGGCCACCATCAACCGCCCTATTGCCATACATCCGTCATTCCCTAATCAACGAATAACTTCGTCTACTGGAGAGACAGCAATTACTCATTATGAAGTAATCGAAAATTTAGCAGAGACCCATAGTCTTCTATCATTATCTTTAGAAACAGGTAGGACGCACCAAATACGCGTTCATTTAGCTTCTGTTGGGCTACCTATCTTAGGCGACTCCATGTATGGAAAAAAATCCAATTTAATTTCACATCAATCTCTGCATGCAGCAAAAGTTCAATTTAACCACATTGAAAGCAACCGAAAAATTTTAGTTCAAGCACCAATGCCAAAAGATATGAATGAGTTACTCATCCAGTTACGCAAATAA
- the ybaK gene encoding Cys-tRNA(Pro) deacylase produces MKKTNVARILDGLNIQYELKEYEVDLEDLSAPNVAKKVGMPLERVFKTLVARGDKNGVLMACIPGGAELNLKALAAVSNNKKAEMVHLKEVQGLTGYIRGGVSPLGAKKVYPVYLDQRMDNFETIAVSAGVRGCQIIIAPDDLKKAVNGMMANLIR; encoded by the coding sequence ATGAAAAAGACAAATGTAGCTAGGATCTTAGATGGTCTTAACATTCAATATGAACTTAAAGAATATGAAGTTGACTTGGAAGACTTAAGCGCACCAAATGTTGCTAAAAAAGTAGGAATGCCTTTAGAACGAGTCTTTAAAACGTTAGTAGCACGCGGGGATAAAAATGGGGTTTTGATGGCCTGTATTCCAGGTGGTGCAGAGCTGAACTTGAAAGCTTTGGCAGCTGTTAGTAACAATAAAAAGGCTGAAATGGTGCACTTGAAGGAAGTGCAAGGGTTAACTGGATATATTCGCGGTGGAGTTTCACCTCTTGGAGCTAAAAAAGTTTATCCTGTATATCTAGATCAACGCATGGATAATTTTGAAACTATAGCAGTTAGTGCGGGTGTACGCGGATGTCAAATTATAATTGCTCCAGATGACTTGAAAAAGGCTGTAAACGGTATGATGGCTAATTTAATCCGGTAA